In one Lolium rigidum isolate FL_2022 chromosome 3, APGP_CSIRO_Lrig_0.1, whole genome shotgun sequence genomic region, the following are encoded:
- the LOC124704735 gene encoding cilia- and flagella-associated protein 251-like: protein EGEEEEEEEEEEEEEEEEEEEEEEEEEEEEEEEEEEEEEEEEEEEEEEEEEEEEEEEEEEEEEEEEEEEEEEEEEEEEEEEEEEEEEEEEEEEEEEEEEEEEEEEEEEEEEEEEEEEEEEEEEEEEEEEEEEEEEEEEEEEEEEEEEEEEEEEEEEEEEEEEEEEEEEEEEEEEEEEEEEEEEEEEEEEEEEEEEEEEEEEEEEEEEEEEEEE, encoded by the coding sequence gaaggagaagaagaagaagaagaagaagaagaagaagaagaagaagaagaagaagaagaagaagaagaagaagaagaagaagaagaagaagaagaagaagaagaagaagaagaagaagaagaagaagaagaagaagaagaagaagaagaagaagaagaagaagaagaagaagaagaagaagaagaagaagaagaagaagaagaagaagaagaagaagaagaagaagaagaagaagaagaagaagaagaagaagaagaagaggaagaagaagaggaagaagaagaggaagaagaagaggaagaagaagaggaagaagaagaggaagaagaagaggaagaagaagaggaagaagaagaggaagaagaagaggaagaagaagaggaagaagaagaggaagaagaagaagaggaagaggaagaagaagaggaagaagaagaagaagaagaagaagaagaagaagaagaagaagaagaagaagaagaagaagaagaagaagaagaagaagaagaagaagaagaagaagaagaagaagaagaagaagaagaagaagaagaagaagaagaagaagaagaagaagaagaagaagaagaagaagaagaagaagaagaagaagaagaagaagaagaagaagaagaagaa